A part of Acaryochloris thomasi RCC1774 genomic DNA contains:
- the pyrC gene encoding dihydroorotase: MQQITITQPDDWHLHVRDGEVLKAVLPHTVRQFSRAIIMPNLKPPVRSVEDAAAYRDRIIAAIPAGRQFEPLMTLYLTDNTSPEDIIAAKASQFVKAVKYYPAGATTNSDFGVTDIRRCDRIFKTMQEVDMPLLLHGEVTDQDIDVFDREKVFIEKYLIPLKQRFPNLRIVLEHITTSDAVEFVLAADNVAATITPQHLLFNRNVLFKGGIRPHFYCLPILKAEEHRQAILQAATSGSPKFFLGTDSAPHARNSKETSCGCAGCFSALHALELYAEAFERADALDKLEAFASFYGPDFYQLPRNNEQVTLTKSTWRIPDEVPLIKSELVPLWAGHEITWKMV, encoded by the coding sequence ATGCAACAAATCACCATAACCCAACCCGACGACTGGCATCTACATGTACGTGATGGTGAAGTGCTGAAGGCGGTTTTGCCGCACACGGTGCGTCAGTTCTCGCGCGCTATCATCATGCCAAATTTGAAGCCCCCCGTGCGCTCGGTAGAAGACGCGGCGGCCTATCGAGATCGGATTATCGCAGCGATTCCGGCTGGCAGACAGTTTGAGCCTTTGATGACTCTCTATCTCACCGATAACACTAGCCCTGAAGATATTATCGCGGCCAAAGCGTCCCAGTTTGTTAAGGCAGTCAAGTACTATCCAGCCGGGGCTACGACCAATTCAGATTTTGGGGTAACGGATATTCGGAGATGCGATCGCATCTTCAAAACAATGCAGGAGGTAGACATGCCTCTATTGCTCCACGGGGAAGTAACCGATCAAGATATTGATGTGTTCGATCGTGAGAAAGTCTTTATCGAGAAATATTTGATTCCTCTCAAACAGCGATTTCCTAACCTGCGGATCGTGCTGGAGCACATCACCACCTCAGATGCGGTGGAGTTTGTCCTGGCTGCGGACAACGTGGCTGCAACAATCACACCACAACACCTATTGTTTAACCGCAACGTTCTGTTTAAAGGGGGAATTCGACCCCATTTTTATTGCTTGCCCATATTAAAGGCTGAAGAGCATCGTCAAGCAATTTTGCAAGCTGCGACTTCTGGCAGTCCTAAGTTTTTTCTGGGGACTGATAGTGCCCCTCATGCTCGCAACAGCAAAGAAACGTCCTGTGGCTGTGCGGGTTGCTTTTCAGCTCTACATGCACTGGAGCTATACGCAGAAGCTTTTGAGCGTGCTGATGCACTGGATAAACTTGAAGCTTTCGCCAGCTTCTATGGGCCAGATTTTTATCAGCTCCCACGCAATAATGAACAGGTTACTTTGACCAAATCGACTTGGCGTATTCCTGATGAAGTGCCGCTTATTAAATCTGAACTCGTGCCCTTGTGGGCAGGGCATGAGATAACGTGGAAAATGGTTTGA
- a CDS encoding integron integrase, whose protein sequence is MEARPKKLLDQVRDRLRVKHYAYKTEECYVNWIRRFILFHNKQHPNMMGPVEVEAFLTHLAVHDHVAASTQNQALSALLFLYRDVLHRDLGENINAIRAKRSQHLPTVLTPDEALAVIAQLSGVYRLVAQLLYGSGLRLKEALRLRVKDLDFSQNQISVREAKGSKSRFTMLPVCIADPLKEHLQGVKRLHQQDLEQGYGSVYLPYALERKYPDADRQWIWQYVFPSSQRSIDPRSQMTRRHHLNESSQQKAVKQAARKTGINKRISCHTFRHSFATHLLQNNYDIRTVQELLGHKDVKTTMIYTHVLNKGGKGVLSPLDACA, encoded by the coding sequence ATGGAAGCTCGCCCAAAAAAGCTGCTTGACCAAGTTCGCGACCGACTTCGCGTCAAACACTATGCCTATAAAACGGAAGAGTGCTACGTCAACTGGATTCGTCGCTTTATTCTCTTTCACAACAAGCAGCACCCTAATATGATGGGGCCTGTTGAAGTCGAAGCCTTTCTAACTCACCTAGCCGTACATGACCATGTGGCGGCGTCCACTCAAAATCAGGCGCTGAGTGCCTTGCTCTTTCTCTATCGAGATGTTCTACATCGAGATCTAGGAGAAAACATTAATGCCATTCGAGCCAAGCGTTCCCAACATTTACCAACAGTGCTAACGCCAGACGAGGCTCTTGCTGTCATTGCTCAACTCTCAGGCGTTTATCGATTGGTTGCTCAACTACTGTACGGTAGCGGTCTACGATTAAAAGAGGCTTTGAGGCTAAGGGTTAAAGACCTAGATTTTTCTCAGAACCAGATCTCAGTTAGAGAGGCAAAAGGGAGCAAAAGTCGGTTCACTATGCTACCCGTCTGTATCGCAGATCCTCTGAAAGAACATTTACAAGGTGTGAAACGCTTGCATCAGCAAGATCTCGAACAAGGATATGGTTCTGTTTATTTACCCTATGCGCTAGAACGCAAATACCCCGATGCAGATCGTCAATGGATCTGGCAATACGTTTTCCCTTCGAGTCAGCGCTCAATCGATCCTCGCAGTCAAATGACTCGCCGACACCATCTCAATGAGAGTAGTCAGCAAAAAGCTGTCAAACAGGCAGCTCGAAAAACAGGCATCAATAAGCGAATCAGTTGCCATACCTTTCGACACAGCTTTGCAACTCATTTGCTCCAAAATAACTATGACATTCGTACTGTTCAAGAATTGCTCGGTCACAAGGATGTCAAAACGACTATGATTTATACCCATGTTCTCAACAAAGGAGGAAAAGGTGTTCTCAGTCCTCTCGATGCCTGTGCTTAG
- a CDS encoding ribbon-helix-helix domain-containing protein has translation MQLAFPPEIEAFVQRQLNSDKYQSVEDLILAAVELLQQQEDIYQGRLGELQQDAMIGWEASQQGQTIDGPTAMSQVRANLRDRRESSNT, from the coding sequence ATGCAACTTGCCTTTCCTCCAGAGATTGAAGCTTTCGTTCAGCGCCAACTGAACAGTGATAAATATCAAAGTGTTGAGGATCTGATCCTCGCTGCAGTTGAACTGCTACAACAGCAGGAAGATATCTATCAAGGGCGTTTAGGTGAGCTACAGCAAGATGCCATGATCGGTTGGGAAGCATCTCAGCAGGGGCAGACCATAGATGGTCCTACCGCTATGTCTCAGGTTCGAGCTAACTTACGAGACCGCCGTGAGTCAAGTAACACGTGA
- a CDS encoding type II toxin-antitoxin system RelE/ParE family toxin → MTPQFRLTEPAVKDIEQIADYIAQQSNLDRAEQFLAKLNDKFIKITQFPSLGRQRNEILPNLRSLSLERYLILYMPIGEDIEILRVVSGYRDLSALFDN, encoded by the coding sequence GTGACTCCTCAATTTCGCCTAACTGAGCCTGCCGTTAAAGATATTGAGCAGATTGCAGATTACATCGCACAGCAGTCCAATCTAGACCGAGCCGAACAGTTTTTAGCAAAGTTGAATGACAAGTTTATAAAAATCACTCAATTCCCAAGCCTGGGGCGGCAGCGGAATGAAATTTTGCCTAACTTGCGCAGCCTTTCCCTTGAACGTTATCTGATTCTATACATGCCAATCGGCGAAGATATTGAGATCTTGAGGGTCGTCAGTGGTTATCGTGACTTATCAGCTCTATTTGATAATTAG